From the genome of Archaeoglobus neptunius, one region includes:
- a CDS encoding UPF0146 family protein: MLRLAEFIAGRYRGKVVEVGIGNFTAVAEMLAKSGLHVVATDVVRRKVPDGVGFFVDDINSPRLWIYDKASLVYSIRPPPEIVPAILRVAGEIGADCIVKPLYGDHFDGKLFNYRGLAFYYWGREHDKGD; the protein is encoded by the coding sequence ATGCTGAGGCTTGCCGAATTTATCGCCGGGAGATACAGGGGGAAGGTTGTTGAGGTAGGAATCGGGAATTTTACGGCTGTAGCAGAGATGCTGGCGAAGTCCGGACTTCACGTTGTTGCAACAGATGTTGTAAGGAGGAAAGTTCCGGATGGTGTGGGATTTTTTGTTGATGACATCAACAGTCCCAGATTGTGGATATACGACAAAGCAAGCCTCGTGTATTCCATCAGGCCTCCACCTGAAATAGTTCCGGCCATTCTAAGAGTTGCAGGAGAGATTGGGGCAGATTGCATAGTGAAACCACTTTATGGGGATCACTTTGATGGTAAGCTTTTCAATTACAGAGGTCTTGCCTTCTACTACTGGGGGAGGGAGCATGATAAGGGAGATTGA
- a CDS encoding DJ-1/PfpI family protein — protein MKKVLIVAGDAVEALEIFYPYYRLKEEGFEVHVAAPSKKDLFTVVHDFEEGWETYTEKRGYVFRWVDLSFSEVNPEEYDGLYIPGGRAPEYIRTYPELERIVKHFFEANKPVAAICHGPQILAAYGLLEGRKGTCYLAVRPDLKSCGAEYEDREVVVDGNLATSRAWPDLPALMKEFIKMLKK, from the coding sequence ATGAAGAAAGTTCTGATCGTTGCCGGTGATGCAGTAGAAGCGCTTGAAATATTCTATCCATACTACAGGCTAAAGGAGGAAGGTTTTGAAGTTCACGTTGCCGCCCCTTCAAAGAAGGACCTTTTCACGGTCGTGCACGATTTCGAAGAGGGCTGGGAAACCTATACAGAAAAAAGAGGATACGTTTTCCGCTGGGTTGATCTGAGTTTTTCCGAAGTAAATCCCGAAGAGTACGACGGACTTTACATCCCGGGTGGTAGAGCCCCAGAGTACATTCGCACGTACCCAGAACTGGAAAGGATAGTAAAGCACTTCTTCGAAGCAAATAAACCCGTTGCCGCAATCTGTCATGGTCCTCAGATACTCGCAGCCTACGGCCTGCTGGAGGGCAGGAAGGGAACGTGTTATCTCGCTGTGAGGCCAGATCTGAAATCATGTGGGGCAGAATACGAGGACAGAGAAGTTGTGGTAGACGGAAATCTCGCAACAAGCAGGGCTTGGCCAGACCTTCCCGCCCTGATGAAAGAATTCATAAAGATGCTCAAAAAATAA
- a CDS encoding DsrE family protein: MAKIVYVQTSGTDTPERLYVPFILAMTAKAMGDEAIIYFVVKGVTVVKRGNAEKIKIGQFPTLKEVMDQAVQSGVEMMVCDRSSELLGIDSGEIVEGVKVVGAATLNQLVLEADAALYF, translated from the coding sequence ATGGCAAAGATCGTTTACGTTCAGACCAGCGGTACAGACACTCCTGAAAGGTTGTATGTGCCGTTCATACTGGCAATGACGGCAAAGGCGATGGGAGACGAGGCCATTATATACTTTGTCGTTAAGGGTGTAACTGTTGTAAAGAGAGGTAATGCTGAAAAGATAAAAATCGGTCAGTTTCCCACACTCAAAGAGGTGATGGATCAGGCAGTGCAGAGTGGGGTGGAGATGATGGTATGTGACCGGAGTTCTGAGCTTCTTGGAATTGATAGCGGGGAAATCGTCGAGGGTGTTAAGGTAGTCGGTGCTGCAACGCTAAACCAGCTTGTTCTGGAGGCCGACGCAGCCCTGTATTTCTGA
- a CDS encoding integrase yields the protein MGSPGFEPGLKRVTGFNFPTEFLDELKKTKIDQGYKVIQKAIAHGRVNAETIRKWHFNFMIIENDVPESIADFIQGRRPDNLFIRYVCSTLQTNPTSS from the coding sequence ATGGGCTCGCCCGGATTCGAACCGGGGCTAAAAAGGGTTACTGGCTTTAACTTCCCCACTGAATTTCTCGATGAGCTTAAGAAGACTAAAATTGATCAAGGATACAAAGTAATTCAAAAGGCAATAGCTCACGGAAGAGTGAATGCAGAAACAATCAGGAAGTGGCATTTTAACTTCATGATAATCGAGAACGATGTTCCAGAATCCATAGCCGATTTTATTCAGGGAAGAAGGCCTGACAACCTCTTCATTCGGTATGTGTGCTCCACACTTCAAACAAACCCCACTTCCTCTTGA
- the nifU gene encoding Fe-S cluster assembly scaffold protein NifU, which produces MYSDKVFEHFQNPRNVGKIEDADGVGTVGNPVCGDLMTIYIKVKDGRIEDIKFQTFGCAAAIATSSMATEMAKGKTIEEALQITRDAVAEALGGLPKQKMHCSNLAADALRRAIVDYFRKNGNFDKIKELGLERELEKMEKGEMDDHGEYCEA; this is translated from the coding sequence ATGTACAGCGACAAGGTTTTCGAACACTTCCAGAACCCGAGAAATGTTGGTAAGATAGAGGATGCTGATGGTGTTGGTACCGTGGGGAATCCGGTGTGTGGAGACCTGATGACCATCTATATCAAGGTTAAAGATGGCAGGATAGAGGATATAAAATTCCAGACTTTTGGCTGTGCTGCAGCCATAGCCACGAGCAGCATGGCAACAGAAATGGCAAAGGGTAAAACTATCGAAGAGGCTTTGCAGATAACCAGAGACGCTGTAGCTGAGGCACTTGGAGGTCTGCCAAAGCAGAAGATGCACTGCTCCAACCTTGCAGCAGATGCGCTCAGGCGTGCTATAGTTGATTACTTCAGAAAAAATGGAAACTTTGATAAAATAAAAGAACTTGGTCTCGAAAGGGAACTTGAAAAAATGGAAAAGGGAGAGATGGATGACCATGGAGAGTACTGTGAGGCCTGA
- a CDS encoding ATP-binding protein yields the protein MKSIDEKYAKEAAKALHDLYVTKLGIGESISEERLFECYPFNPELVEEIFFGRIGMYEEFQRTRGILKIMARVIVNLLRHADELPETTIFISAGEVDLSDPELMRKLADKVFGAKLDQVIQTDIATAEGTAHAQIADRKTRFGNFVRVATAVYLYSLYPDETKKGANSRQIFKVLGDESLNPSTIDAYLEKLYDEIATHIFRAEGTDRYYFKTEENPRALVRYAAKDVKDEEVKLHLQKKLVGKIIPSTDVVSVNIFEKEIKRDSTNPEKLNIFLIDYEEVFRLYASLKRTKEYESESEDVVAGEVYSRIFSSMLSITTPNRNSVVLLFPVAWEIPSFMDDVKELIACEKLKKERAKDKEFLRELKSIQERIYAKTAQKLVNLYSYTGFFQRNDHVVRQLSPITYDEKAKYTERIFEELERKWGKVLSSVSVDYINGVMGMEREHMRVSELISTIANSTSYPFVPAKYLKGSIKELVRDGELALYRGEVCKPEEVDLTKSEEIVRSLKIRSEIQDVRDSDYILKKEFAEELLEAAEKKRADRIAQRILEVLGDSNYAEISYIESAIPDLSRKDIVDAAKRSQRLELYGGKISLVKKLEDGVEVNENETEEIISGFGKDGDFIFKSDYVEEIKKRLISTPAPPSPPPMPEMEKVDVQNLIEKFEELRGKKVKLLRIAGKGSDLKEDSLSVSGAVSFLNLAGRIKVDVRGSVVFRCGAEIEKVGVIAEILKKITELDANPEYSIELETDAEINDDFRIFAEELTSTKSEKQFWVE from the coding sequence GTGAAAAGTATTGATGAAAAATACGCAAAGGAGGCTGCTAAAGCTTTACACGACCTTTACGTGACAAAACTTGGTATCGGAGAGTCCATCAGTGAGGAAAGATTGTTTGAATGTTATCCTTTTAATCCGGAACTCGTAGAAGAGATTTTCTTTGGTAGAATAGGTATGTACGAGGAATTCCAAAGAACGAGAGGGATTCTCAAGATAATGGCAAGGGTTATTGTAAATCTGCTGAGGCATGCAGATGAGCTTCCAGAAACCACCATCTTCATTTCAGCTGGGGAAGTTGATCTATCCGATCCGGAACTTATGAGAAAACTTGCGGACAAGGTATTTGGTGCAAAGCTTGATCAGGTTATCCAAACGGACATTGCTACGGCTGAAGGCACGGCTCATGCACAGATAGCGGATAGAAAAACGAGATTTGGCAATTTCGTGAGAGTAGCCACTGCAGTTTATCTTTATTCTCTCTATCCGGATGAGACCAAAAAAGGTGCCAATAGCAGGCAAATATTTAAAGTTCTGGGAGATGAGAGTCTCAACCCTTCAACGATAGATGCGTATCTCGAAAAATTGTACGATGAAATTGCCACGCACATCTTCAGAGCGGAGGGGACTGACAGATACTACTTCAAGACCGAGGAGAATCCGAGAGCCCTTGTGAGGTATGCTGCTAAGGATGTTAAGGATGAGGAGGTGAAGCTTCACCTGCAGAAAAAGCTTGTTGGAAAGATAATCCCCTCTACAGATGTGGTTTCAGTTAACATCTTTGAGAAGGAAATCAAGAGAGACAGTACGAATCCGGAAAAGCTCAACATCTTTTTAATTGATTACGAAGAGGTATTCAGGCTGTATGCAAGTTTGAAGAGGACCAAAGAATACGAAAGCGAATCCGAGGATGTAGTGGCTGGAGAGGTTTACAGCAGGATTTTCTCAAGCATGTTATCGATTACAACTCCAAACAGAAATTCAGTTGTACTCCTTTTCCCGGTTGCTTGGGAGATCCCTTCCTTTATGGATGACGTGAAAGAGCTCATTGCCTGTGAGAAGCTTAAAAAGGAGAGGGCAAAGGATAAGGAATTCCTCAGGGAATTGAAGTCAATACAGGAAAGAATTTACGCAAAAACAGCTCAAAAGCTTGTAAACCTCTACTCATACACTGGATTCTTCCAGAGGAATGACCATGTGGTCAGGCAACTTTCGCCGATAACCTACGATGAAAAGGCGAAATACACGGAAAGGATTTTTGAAGAACTTGAAAGAAAATGGGGCAAGGTTTTGAGTTCGGTAAGCGTGGATTACATTAACGGAGTTATGGGCATGGAAAGAGAGCACATGAGGGTTTCAGAGCTGATAAGTACAATAGCAAATTCGACGAGCTACCCTTTCGTTCCTGCTAAATACCTCAAAGGGAGCATAAAGGAGCTGGTTAGAGATGGGGAGCTTGCATTATATAGAGGAGAGGTTTGCAAACCAGAGGAAGTTGATCTTACAAAAAGTGAAGAAATAGTTAGAAGTTTGAAGATCCGCAGTGAGATTCAGGATGTCAGAGATTCGGACTACATCCTGAAAAAAGAATTTGCTGAAGAACTGCTGGAAGCTGCGGAGAAAAAGAGAGCCGACAGAATTGCCCAGAGAATTCTCGAAGTGCTTGGTGACAGCAACTATGCCGAAATTTCATACATTGAGTCAGCAATTCCGGATTTAAGCAGAAAAGATATCGTTGATGCAGCGAAAAGATCTCAGAGGCTTGAGCTGTATGGTGGGAAAATATCTCTTGTTAAAAAGCTGGAAGATGGGGTTGAAGTGAATGAAAATGAGACTGAGGAAATAATTTCAGGGTTTGGTAAAGATGGAGATTTCATTTTCAAAAGCGACTATGTGGAAGAAATTAAGAAGAGGTTGATTAGCACTCCTGCACCTCCATCTCCGCCACCGATGCCCGAAATGGAGAAAGTTGACGTTCAGAACCTAATTGAGAAATTTGAGGAGTTAAGGGGGAAGAAGGTTAAGCTGCTGAGAATTGCTGGTAAGGGTTCAGATCTCAAAGAGGACTCTCTGAGTGTATCTGGAGCCGTATCTTTCCTCAACCTTGCCGGCAGGATTAAGGTTGACGTGAGGGGGAGCGTTGTTTTCAGATGTGGAGCTGAGATTGAAAAGGTAGGAGTGATAGCGGAGATTCTCAAGAAAATTACTGAGCTGGATGCAAATCCTGAATACTCCATAGAACTTGAAACTGATGCTGAAATAAACGATGACTTCAGAATATTTGCGGAGGAGCTCACTTCAACAAAGTCTGAGAAGCAGTTCTGGGTGGAATGA
- a CDS encoding UPF0058 family protein — protein MHKEEIVLLHMTLYHVKKLFENAGIANGHFRSYDELGVQPVHIHKSKSDHKKAILLLCKGISEVFKERSPDDLIENENLRIVIESIVPEMCES, from the coding sequence ATGCACAAAGAGGAAATCGTCCTTCTGCACATGACACTGTACCATGTTAAAAAACTTTTCGAAAATGCAGGCATTGCAAATGGCCACTTCAGGAGCTATGATGAGCTGGGTGTACAGCCTGTACACATCCACAAAAGCAAATCGGACCACAAAAAGGCAATTTTATTGCTGTGTAAGGGAATATCGGAAGTGTTTAAAGAGCGCAGCCCGGATGACCTGATAGAGAACGAGAATTTGAGAATAGTCATAGAGTCTATTGTTCCTGAAATGTGCGAATCATGA
- a CDS encoding AbrB/MazE/SpoVT family DNA-binding domain-containing protein, which produces MPVKVSTKGQLVLPAELRKKYEIEAGKEVEILDFGGEIVIVPVPETKGRGFVKFKRKLDEIIAEYKEEEKRREMRK; this is translated from the coding sequence ATGCCAGTAAAGGTATCCACCAAGGGGCAGCTTGTTCTGCCCGCTGAACTGAGGAAAAAATACGAAATTGAAGCGGGAAAGGAAGTTGAAATACTTGATTTTGGAGGTGAGATAGTCATCGTGCCAGTCCCTGAAACCAAGGGAAGGGGATTCGTGAAATTCAAGAGGAAGCTGGACGAGATAATTGCCGAATACAAAGAGGAGGAGAAGAGGAGGGAGATGAGAAAGTGA
- a CDS encoding enoyl-CoA hydratase/isomerase family protein produces the protein MEKIKLTLADVARISLNRPEKKNALDIQLLTELREAINAVKESDARVLIISGEGDTFCAGLDRNLLMSMVNMDMEEFAESIDFVQEIIYELRNLHIPVVAAVQRYAIGGGMQLALAADIRIATPGTVFFIREPEFGIIPDMGALYLLPRLVGDGVARDLIFTRRKVTAEEARAIGLVNEIFDDLEKGIEEYSKKLLSVPGVVLEEAKRLIEQSWMVDFKESLRQAKESQLRCVKAFRS, from the coding sequence ATGGAAAAAATAAAACTTACCCTGGCTGATGTGGCCAGAATAAGTCTGAACCGTCCGGAAAAGAAAAATGCGCTGGACATTCAGCTTTTGACAGAACTCAGAGAAGCCATTAATGCCGTTAAGGAATCTGACGCAAGAGTTCTGATCATAAGCGGTGAAGGGGATACATTCTGTGCTGGATTGGACAGGAACCTGCTGATGAGCATGGTCAACATGGATATGGAGGAGTTTGCAGAGTCCATTGACTTCGTTCAGGAAATAATTTACGAACTCAGAAATTTGCATATTCCTGTGGTGGCTGCTGTGCAGAGGTATGCCATAGGTGGAGGGATGCAGCTTGCTCTTGCTGCAGATATTCGAATAGCCACCCCCGGGACTGTGTTTTTCATCAGAGAGCCAGAGTTTGGCATAATACCTGATATGGGAGCTCTATATCTTCTACCACGGCTGGTTGGTGATGGAGTGGCGAGAGATCTTATTTTCACAAGGCGAAAGGTGACGGCCGAGGAGGCCAGAGCTATTGGGCTTGTCAATGAAATCTTTGATGATCTTGAGAAGGGCATTGAGGAGTACTCCAAAAAATTGCTTTCAGTACCCGGGGTGGTTCTGGAGGAGGCAAAGCGTTTGATCGAGCAGAGCTGGATGGTTGACTTCAAAGAAAGTCTCAGGCAGGCGAAGGAAAGCCAGTTGAGATGCGTTAAGGCATTTCGAAGCTAA
- a CDS encoding type II toxin-antitoxin system VapC family toxin: protein MKIFLDSNIFIEHFKGNKNASSLLERVIGEELYINEVVYSEVAYIFIRTFSEKSYPDLKKNRELVSAAGKKFVELIYPALKLANFLEINREVVSISNNFIQKYGLLPNDALILATCKHYELDALASLDTDYEEACRNEGITLISDVENLR from the coding sequence ATGAAGATATTTTTGGACAGTAACATCTTCATAGAGCATTTTAAAGGAAACAAGAATGCAAGTAGCCTGCTGGAAAGAGTGATTGGAGAAGAGCTGTATATCAACGAAGTTGTTTATTCAGAGGTCGCATACATCTTCATAAGAACGTTTTCCGAGAAATCGTACCCTGATTTGAAGAAAAATAGAGAACTTGTTTCTGCTGCCGGTAAGAAGTTTGTAGAACTGATATACCCAGCTTTGAAGCTTGCGAACTTTTTGGAGATCAATAGGGAGGTTGTGAGCATTTCAAATAATTTCATCCAGAAATACGGGCTGCTTCCAAATGATGCCCTAATATTGGCAACCTGCAAGCACTACGAACTGGATGCTCTGGCGAGTCTCGATACTGATTATGAAGAAGCCTGCAGGAATGAGGGCATTACACTCATCTCAGATGTTGAAAACCTGAGATAG
- a CDS encoding transcriptional regulator has protein sequence MKPHCVVMVKYILPALRAKVAGELIERGYRVKDVAELLGLTQAAVSQYLKSKRGQKGMEIIEKSDRALNVVSELVDDLIAGKTTIEDEVEYLCRVCEILRKENIIEEEHAV, from the coding sequence ATGAAGCCACACTGTGTGGTAATGGTGAAATACATTCTTCCCGCCTTGAGAGCGAAAGTGGCGGGAGAGCTGATAGAAAGAGGATACAGAGTAAAGGATGTTGCCGAACTTCTTGGACTGACTCAGGCGGCAGTATCACAGTATCTTAAGAGCAAAAGGGGGCAGAAGGGGATGGAAATAATCGAAAAATCTGACAGAGCTCTGAACGTTGTAAGCGAGCTTGTTGATGACCTTATTGCGGGCAAAACGACCATTGAGGACGAGGTTGAATATCTCTGCAGGGTGTGCGAAATTCTACGAAAAGAAAATATTATAGAGGAAGAACATGCCGTTTGA
- a CDS encoding type II toxin-antitoxin system VapC family toxin has protein sequence MNYVLDAMAVLAYLGDEEGADKVEELLEKAERGEVKIFMNYVNLGEVYYIIARELGVSKANEAIAIVKRWNLEFVGVDESIALIAARIKAIHKLSYADAFVVATAIDRKGVIVTGDKEFDGVYPDILWIK, from the coding sequence GTGAACTACGTCCTTGATGCTATGGCAGTTCTTGCCTATCTCGGCGATGAAGAGGGAGCGGATAAGGTCGAGGAGTTGCTTGAAAAGGCTGAGAGAGGAGAGGTAAAGATATTCATGAACTACGTCAACCTTGGGGAGGTTTACTACATCATTGCGAGAGAATTGGGTGTTTCAAAGGCAAACGAGGCGATAGCCATCGTGAAGAGGTGGAATTTGGAGTTCGTTGGAGTTGATGAGAGTATTGCATTGATCGCTGCAAGAATTAAAGCCATTCACAAACTATCCTATGCTGATGCCTTTGTTGTTGCCACTGCTATTGACAGGAAAGGGGTTATTGTAACTGGAGACAAGGAGTTTGACGGAGTTTATCCGGATATTCTGTGGATAAAGTGA
- the rimI gene encoding ribosomal protein S18-alanine N-acetyltransferase — protein MQSIIIRDYSTRDFKEILEIDKEAFSPRNPAYDVYVYLTYGSDLLVADLGNKIAGYIVTMDVDETTGKIIAFAVRKEFRRMGIGKILLGSAIKRLEGRGKKKIILEVRVSNIPAQELYKKFGFKVAEIIPGYYSDGEDAYLMIRTFQEQ, from the coding sequence GTGCAGAGCATAATTATCAGAGACTACAGCACCAGGGATTTCAAGGAGATTTTGGAGATAGATAAGGAAGCCTTCTCGCCGAGAAATCCGGCTTACGATGTTTACGTCTATCTGACCTACGGAAGTGACCTGCTTGTGGCCGATCTGGGGAATAAAATAGCTGGCTACATCGTTACCATGGACGTTGACGAAACCACGGGAAAAATCATAGCGTTTGCTGTCAGAAAGGAATTCAGGAGAATGGGGATCGGAAAGATCCTGCTCGGCAGTGCGATTAAAAGACTTGAGGGGCGAGGGAAAAAGAAAATTATTCTGGAAGTGCGGGTTTCAAATATACCTGCGCAAGAACTGTACAAAAAATTTGGATTTAAAGTTGCTGAGATTATTCCTGGTTACTACAGCGATGGTGAAGATGCCTATCTCATGATTCGCACATTTCAGGAACAATAG
- a CDS encoding sulfurtransferase TusA family protein yields the protein MKSVDCIGLYCPEPVFRTRKAIEEARVGEIIEVLADDPAAESDIPVLVKKLGQELVGFEKDDDGILKFTIRVVKEVR from the coding sequence ATGAAAAGTGTTGATTGTATAGGTCTTTACTGCCCTGAACCGGTATTCAGAACAAGAAAGGCCATAGAAGAGGCACGAGTTGGAGAAATAATAGAGGTTCTTGCAGACGATCCTGCAGCGGAGTCAGACATCCCAGTTCTGGTTAAAAAACTCGGTCAGGAACTGGTTGGATTTGAAAAAGATGATGACGGAATTCTTAAGTTTACCATCAGAGTGGTAAAGGAGGTGAGATAG
- a CDS encoding secondary thiamine-phosphate synthase enzyme YjbQ, translated as MIREIEVELDGFGDMADITEELRKFVDEYVERMGIDEGAVLVFNIGSTGAVTTIEYEPGLKKDLPRIMEKIAPYGEDYEHHRTWGDDNGSGHVRASIIGPSLLVPFVNGRLILGRWQQVVIINFDTRRRKRRVLLQILRA; from the coding sequence ATGATAAGGGAGATTGAGGTGGAACTCGATGGTTTTGGAGATATGGCGGACATCACCGAAGAGCTAAGGAAATTTGTGGACGAGTATGTTGAGAGGATGGGGATTGATGAGGGGGCGGTGCTGGTTTTTAATATCGGTTCAACAGGGGCTGTAACCACAATCGAGTATGAACCCGGGTTGAAAAAAGACCTTCCTAGAATAATGGAAAAAATTGCTCCGTATGGTGAGGACTACGAGCATCACAGGACATGGGGAGACGACAATGGCTCGGGACACGTTAGGGCCAGCATTATTGGCCCCTCTTTGCTCGTACCATTCGTGAATGGGAGGCTGATTCTGGGAAGGTGGCAGCAGGTGGTCATAATCAACTTCGATACAAGGAGGAGGAAAAGAAGGGTTTTGTTGCAGATTCTGAGGGCCTAG
- a CDS encoding cysteine desulfurase family protein, with protein MAYFDYASSSPVDRRVVEAMLPYMTDHFGNPSSVHSFGFKAREAIEEAREKVLQLIGGNGDLVFTSGATEANNLALIGYAMRNSKKGRHILISSVEHMSVINPAKYLQKQGFEVEFIPVNGFGEVKLDFIEEKLREDTILVSVQHANSEIGTIQPLDAVSEILEKSDAVLHVDATASVGKIDVSKLNAELITISSNDIYGPKGVGALFIAENVRIQPLILGGGQEKGLRSGTENVPAIVGFGKAAEITSKEWKDDSERIKKLRDRIIENALKIEDSYLNGHPERRLPNNVNIRFSYIEGESIVLSLDMNGIQASTGSACSSKTLQPSHVLMACGLKHEEAHGSLLLTLGKYNTDEDVDKLLEVLPGIIERLRSMSPLYRR; from the coding sequence ATGGCATATTTTGACTACGCTTCATCATCCCCTGTGGACAGGAGAGTTGTTGAGGCGATGCTGCCGTATATGACCGACCATTTTGGAAATCCATCGTCTGTCCATTCTTTCGGTTTCAAAGCTAGGGAGGCAATTGAGGAGGCAAGAGAAAAGGTTCTGCAGCTTATAGGCGGAAACGGTGATCTGGTATTTACATCTGGTGCTACCGAGGCCAACAATCTTGCATTAATAGGCTACGCAATGAGAAATTCAAAGAAGGGGAGACACATTCTTATCTCCTCTGTAGAACACATGTCCGTTATCAATCCGGCAAAATACCTGCAGAAGCAGGGATTTGAGGTGGAGTTCATACCCGTTAACGGCTTTGGGGAGGTGAAACTGGATTTTATCGAGGAAAAGCTCAGAGAAGATACAATCCTCGTATCGGTACAGCATGCCAATAGCGAAATCGGAACGATTCAGCCATTGGATGCCGTATCTGAAATTCTCGAAAAGAGTGACGCCGTGCTTCATGTTGACGCAACTGCGTCTGTCGGAAAAATTGATGTATCAAAACTCAACGCAGAGCTTATTACAATCTCATCCAACGATATCTACGGTCCAAAAGGAGTGGGGGCGCTTTTCATTGCAGAAAATGTCAGGATTCAGCCCCTGATTCTCGGTGGAGGGCAGGAAAAGGGTCTGAGGAGCGGGACTGAGAATGTTCCTGCAATAGTTGGTTTTGGAAAGGCTGCAGAGATAACGTCAAAAGAATGGAAAGACGACTCGGAGAGAATTAAAAAGCTCAGAGACAGGATAATTGAAAATGCCTTGAAAATTGAGGATAGCTATCTCAATGGTCATCCGGAGAGAAGATTGCCGAACAATGTGAATATCAGATTCAGCTACATCGAGGGTGAGTCAATAGTCTTAAGTCTGGATATGAACGGAATACAGGCCTCAACAGGCTCTGCATGCAGCTCCAAAACACTGCAGCCAAGCCACGTTTTGATGGCATGCGGTCTGAAACACGAAGAAGCCCACGGATCGTTGCTTCTAACCCTCGGAAAATACAACACGGATGAGGATGTGGATAAACTGCTCGAAGTGCTGCCGGGTATTATTGAGAGGTTGAGGAGCATGTCTCCTCTCTACAGGAGGTGA
- a CDS encoding ubiquitin family protein codes for MKLKINFIGFDKKEVTVEVNGQRYSEILDSLGINPESVVVVKDGLPVPTDDVAEPGEVKVIRVISGG; via the coding sequence ATGAAGCTCAAAATTAATTTTATCGGTTTTGATAAAAAGGAGGTTACAGTTGAAGTTAATGGTCAGCGGTACTCGGAAATTCTGGATTCGCTTGGAATCAATCCTGAGTCCGTGGTCGTCGTTAAGGACGGGCTCCCGGTACCCACAGATGACGTGGCGGAGCCTGGCGAAGTTAAAGTGATCAGAGTAATCTCTGGTGGATAA